The following proteins are encoded in a genomic region of Flammeovirga pectinis:
- the rpoB gene encoding DNA-directed RNA polymerase subunit beta: protein MATFKHGRKNFASAKRVLGYPDFLDVQFKSFHNFFQIDTPPEFREDEGLYKVFMENFPITDSRENFNLEFIDYTIDPPKYTVDECVERGLTFSVPLKAKLKLSCSDEDNEDFETIEQDVFLGNIPYMTTRGSFVVNGAERVIVSQLHRSPGVFFAQSKHTNGTKLYSARVIPFKGSWIEFATDVNNVMYAYIDRKKKFPVTMLLRSIGYGSDKDILDLFGLSEEIKVDKKNLKNLSNRTLAARVLKTWTEDFVDEDTGEVVSIDRNDVILERDHIISEEDLELIEDAGVSSVIVHRKDININDFRIIFDTLSKDNSNSEKEAVHQIYRQLRNTEAPDDQTARDIINNLFFSDKRYDLGEVGRYKLNRKLQSETSMDVRVLTKEDIVKIIKHLIHLINSKTVVDDIDHLSNRRIRTVGEQLYSQFGVGLARMARTIKERMNVRDNEDFKPVDLVNARTLSSVINSFFGTNQLSQFMDQTNPLAEVTHKRRISALGPGGLSRERAGFEVRDVHYTHYGRLCTIETPEGPNIGLISSLTVYAKVNSMGFIETPYRKVTDGVVDIEDNNVTYISAEEEDDKFIAQAKTDLDDNNRFIEEFVKVRYEGDFPLKAPEDIQYMDVAPNQIVSIAASLIPFLEHDDANRALMGSNMQRQAVPLLRPEAPIVGTGLERNVAIDSRTVVLAEKDGVVDTVDANSINMRYDHTEDQRLASFENEVKSHTLVKFRRTNQDTCMNMRPIVKKGQRVAKGDVLSEGYSTQNGELAIGKNLLVAFMPWQGYNFEDAIVISERVVRNDVYTSLHIVEYELEVRDTKRGEEELTSEIPNVGEEAVKNLDENGIIRVGSRVRPGDILIGKITPKGESDPTPEEKLLRAIFGDKAGDVKDASLKASPSLIGTVIDTRLFARPKKDKDLRAKAKKEVELLKKQYSRDLKGLENKMMTKLIELLDGMTCEGVRHKFGQEVISKGVVFNEANIAENIFSGDNPFRDDSSYAVAEEVNLIGDLILDNWTEDVRVNELVRDTVKNYINARNEVTGYFKRDRFTLEVGDELPTGIVKLAKVYIAKRRKLKVGDKMAGRHGNKGVVAKIVPEEDMPYLEDGTPMDICLNPLGVPSRMNIGQIYETVLGWAGLKMGRKYATPIFDGASEEEVIAELKEAGLPDFGRAQLYDGLTGDPFHQRVSVGVMYMLKLGHLVDDKMHARSIGPYSLITQQPLGGKAQFGGQRFGEMEVWALEAFGAANVLREILTVKSDDVQGRAKAYEAIVKGDNMPNPNVPESFNVLVHELRGLALEITLK, encoded by the coding sequence TTGGCAACATTCAAGCACGGTAGAAAGAATTTTGCATCAGCAAAAAGAGTATTGGGTTACCCAGACTTCTTAGATGTACAATTTAAGTCTTTCCACAATTTCTTTCAAATAGACACTCCTCCTGAATTCCGTGAAGACGAAGGTCTTTATAAGGTATTCATGGAGAACTTCCCTATTACAGATTCTCGTGAGAATTTTAATTTGGAATTTATTGATTATACAATTGATCCTCCTAAATACACTGTAGATGAGTGTGTAGAGAGAGGCTTGACTTTTAGTGTACCTTTAAAAGCAAAATTAAAGCTTTCTTGTAGCGACGAAGACAATGAAGACTTTGAAACCATCGAACAAGATGTGTTTTTAGGTAACATTCCTTATATGACTACTCGTGGTTCGTTTGTAGTAAATGGTGCAGAACGTGTTATTGTTTCTCAATTACACAGATCGCCAGGTGTTTTCTTTGCACAATCAAAACACACAAACGGTACTAAACTTTACTCTGCAAGAGTAATTCCTTTTAAAGGATCATGGATCGAATTTGCAACTGACGTTAATAACGTAATGTATGCATATATCGACCGTAAGAAAAAATTCCCTGTTACGATGCTTCTTCGTTCGATCGGTTATGGATCGGATAAAGACATTTTAGATTTATTCGGTTTATCTGAAGAAATCAAAGTCGATAAGAAGAATCTTAAGAATTTATCTAACCGTACACTTGCTGCACGTGTATTAAAAACATGGACAGAAGACTTCGTAGATGAAGATACTGGTGAGGTAGTTTCTATTGATCGTAACGATGTAATCTTAGAGCGTGATCATATCATCTCTGAAGAAGATCTTGAATTGATCGAAGACGCAGGCGTAAGCTCAGTAATTGTTCATAGAAAAGATATTAACATCAATGATTTCCGTATCATCTTCGATACGTTATCTAAAGATAATTCAAACTCAGAGAAAGAAGCGGTACACCAAATTTACCGTCAACTTCGTAATACTGAGGCTCCTGATGATCAGACAGCACGTGATATTATCAACAACTTGTTCTTCTCTGATAAACGTTATGATTTAGGTGAAGTAGGTCGCTACAAACTTAACCGTAAGTTACAGTCGGAAACAAGCATGGATGTCCGTGTTCTGACTAAAGAAGATATTGTCAAAATCATCAAGCACTTGATACACTTGATCAACTCTAAAACAGTAGTTGATGATATTGACCACTTGTCAAACCGTCGTATCCGTACGGTGGGTGAGCAACTTTACTCTCAATTTGGAGTAGGTTTAGCTCGTATGGCACGTACAATTAAAGAACGTATGAATGTACGTGATAACGAAGACTTCAAACCAGTTGATTTGGTGAATGCTCGTACGTTATCATCTGTGATTAATTCGTTCTTTGGTACTAACCAGCTTTCTCAATTTATGGACCAAACTAACCCTCTTGCAGAGGTAACGCATAAGCGTCGTATCTCAGCATTAGGACCAGGTGGTTTATCAAGAGAGCGTGCAGGTTTTGAGGTTCGTGATGTTCACTATACACATTACGGTCGTCTTTGTACTATTGAAACACCGGAAGGGCCAAACATTGGTCTTATTTCATCTCTTACTGTTTATGCAAAAGTAAACAGCATGGGATTCATTGAAACTCCTTATCGTAAAGTTACAGATGGAGTTGTTGACATTGAGGACAACAACGTTACATACATCTCAGCTGAAGAAGAGGATGATAAGTTTATCGCACAAGCGAAAACAGATCTAGATGATAACAACCGTTTCATTGAGGAGTTTGTAAAAGTTCGTTATGAGGGTGACTTCCCGCTTAAAGCGCCGGAAGATATCCAATATATGGACGTTGCTCCTAACCAAATTGTATCTATTGCAGCATCTCTAATTCCTTTCTTGGAGCATGATGATGCCAACCGTGCATTGATGGGATCAAACATGCAGCGTCAAGCTGTGCCGTTATTGAGACCTGAGGCACCAATCGTAGGTACTGGACTTGAAAGAAACGTAGCTATTGATTCTCGTACTGTTGTTCTTGCAGAGAAAGACGGTGTTGTAGATACAGTAGATGCGAACTCTATCAATATGAGGTATGACCACACTGAAGATCAAAGACTAGCTAGTTTTGAGAATGAAGTGAAGTCACATACATTAGTGAAGTTCCGTAGAACGAACCAAGATACTTGTATGAACATGCGTCCTATCGTTAAGAAGGGACAACGTGTTGCTAAAGGTGATGTTCTTTCTGAAGGTTACTCTACTCAAAATGGTGAGTTAGCAATTGGTAAAAACTTGCTTGTAGCATTTATGCCTTGGCAAGGATATAACTTTGAGGATGCGATCGTAATCTCTGAGCGTGTAGTGCGTAATGATGTTTATACTTCGCTTCACATTGTTGAATATGAATTAGAAGTGCGTGACACTAAACGTGGAGAAGAAGAATTAACTTCTGAAATTCCTAACGTTGGTGAAGAAGCAGTTAAAAACCTTGACGAGAACGGTATTATCCGTGTAGGATCTCGTGTTCGTCCTGGTGATATATTAATTGGTAAGATTACTCCTAAAGGGGAATCTGATCCAACTCCAGAAGAAAAATTATTACGTGCTATCTTTGGTGACAAAGCTGGTGACGTAAAAGATGCTTCTTTAAAAGCATCGCCATCATTAATCGGTACTGTTATCGATACACGTTTATTTGCTCGTCCTAAAAAGGATAAAGATTTACGTGCTAAGGCTAAGAAAGAAGTTGAGTTATTGAAAAAACAATACTCACGCGACTTGAAAGGTCTTGAAAACAAAATGATGACGAAGTTGATTGAATTATTAGACGGTATGACTTGTGAAGGTGTACGTCATAAATTTGGTCAAGAAGTAATCAGTAAAGGAGTTGTTTTCAACGAAGCTAATATCGCTGAAAATATCTTCTCTGGTGATAACCCATTCCGTGATGATTCTAGTTATGCAGTAGCTGAGGAAGTAAACCTTATTGGTGACCTTATCTTAGATAACTGGACTGAAGATGTTCGCGTTAATGAGTTAGTACGTGATACTGTAAAGAATTATATCAATGCTCGTAACGAGGTAACTGGTTACTTTAAGCGTGATAGATTTACATTAGAAGTAGGTGACGAATTACCAACAGGTATCGTAAAACTTGCTAAAGTTTACATCGCTAAGCGTCGTAAATTGAAAGTAGGTGATAAGATGGCCGGTCGTCACGGTAACAAGGGTGTTGTTGCTAAGATTGTTCCTGAAGAGGATATGCCATACTTAGAAGATGGTACTCCTATGGATATCTGTCTTAACCCTCTTGGTGTACCTTCACGTATGAACATCGGTCAAATCTATGAAACTGTTCTAGGTTGGGCTGGTTTAAAAATGGGTAGAAAATATGCTACTCCTATTTTCGATGGTGCTTCTGAAGAAGAAGTAATCGCAGAATTGAAGGAAGCAGGTTTACCAGACTTCGGTCGTGCTCAATTATATGATGGTTTAACAGGTGATCCATTCCACCAGAGAGTTTCTGTTGGTGTAATGTACATGCTGAAACTAGGTCACTTAGTTGATGATAAGATGCACGCTCGTTCAATTGGACCTTACTCACTTATTACTCAACAACCGTTGGGTGGTAAAGCACAGTTTGGTGGTCAGCGTTTCGGTGAGATGGAAGTGTGGGCATTAGAGGCATTTGGTGCTGCTAATGTACTTCGTGAAATCTTAACTGTTAAGTCTGATGATGTTCAAGGACGTGCGAAAGCTTACGAAGCGATCGTTAAGGGCGATAACATGCCTAATCCAAATGTTCCAGAATCATTCAATGTTCTTGTGCACGAACTTCGTGGTCTTGCATTAGAGATTACATTGAAATAA